The genome window CAGAATACTTGTTGGACCAAGATGATGTCGGGGAAAAGTAATCCAATGGAGAGCGGAATGGTTTTATTTCCAGCTCAAATTGAAAAGGACAGTGAAAGGTAACATTCTACCTTTCACTGTCCTTTTACCTGTGAGATAAATATCCAAATTTATTTTGAAGCTTTGCTCCAACGATATAATCCCAACACTCCGCAATCGTTACAGTATGCAATTTATTATAATACGCTAACATTCAAAGCATCAAAAACATGTACAGCTGCCTGTGCTACTTGGACATCATGTTCTACAGAACTTCCACTCACACCTACAGCACCAATAACCTTACCATCTCTAACAAGTGGGAATCCACCACCGAAGACAACAAGGCGTCCATTATTTGTCGTGTTCAAGCCAAAAAGCTCCGCATTAGGAACGGTTGCCTCAGCCAAGTTTGAAGTTGGCATTTTTAATGCAACAGAAGTCCATGCCTTGTTTTGGGCAATCTCAATACTAGCGAGCCAAGCATCATCCATGCGATGAACGGCAATGAGGTTTCCGCCTTCATCTACAACTGAAATAACCATCTGAACGCCAATCTTTTGTGCTTCTTCTTCTGCACCATCAATTAATTGTTTAGCAATTTCTAAATTAATCTTACTCATCATAAATTCCTCCTAACATATTAGTCAATTTTATGTTGCGTGAAGCCCAATCGTTTCTCGGAGTATAACTACACTTTTACTTTGAGTGCGGTTAAATATTTTTCTATGATGTTAACTTATCATTATCTTAAACTGGATTTACTATCTAGTAAAATGACTAGTACAGATAGTAGACATCGGTAATACTAATACGGATTAGATTTGATTTACTGCAACATTAAGATACGGTGTCAGCAATGGTGGATTGGCAATATTCGCAAAGTCGTTAATCGTTTCAATAAATTTATCCATTGTATTGGTTAAATACGTCTCTTTCCGGATAATAAATACAGTAGATATTTTACTGTACTCATCTGGCAGCGGATGGCATTGAATGGCACCTTCCAATTCCAAATGCCTTACAGTAGATTGTGGGACTAGACTAATTCCAAGACCTGAGATAACACTGCCGAGTATCGTTTCTAATGTACCGAATTCCATTATCTTCGCATTAATAATACCTTCTTCACTAAGCCAGCTTTCTAGACGAGCCCGATAACTGCAACCTGTCTTGAATACGAGGAGAGGCTTATTTTTCAGATCATCTATAGTGTTTTTTTCATAGCTGGATATTAATACTAAATTTTCCTGGAAAACCTCAATTTGTTCAATATCAGGATGCGAGTTAAAGCCTGTAACAAATGCACCATCTAGTTTTCTTTTCAGGATTTGATCGATAAGTTCTTTTGTCACACCTGTTATTAGGGATAAATCAACATTTGGGTAATTTCTATGATAGGCAGATAAAATCATTGGCAGTTTAATAACCGTTTCAACTGTTCCAATTTCTAGTGTACCTGATGGGCTATCGGAATCCTGGAAGGCTTTTTTCATTTCGTCTATCATGGAAAGAATCTTTTCCGAATGGGCTAAAAGCTTTTTTCCTTCAGAATTGAGGGTTGTACCACGACTATGCCTGTGAAATAGTTGAGTTTGTAATTCTGATTCCAGCAATTTTATTCTGGCAGTGACATGGGATTGCACAAAGTTTAATTCATTTGCTGCTTTGCTGATACTGCCATGATGGGCAACACTTTGAAAAATACGCAAATCTTTAATCTCCATTTGAACCCCCCTCTAAAAGATATGTAATATTTTCTTCAAGCATTCAGCAGCAATGGTAGAATTGCTGCTTGGCTATCTTTGCTCATTATGAATATTTACATTTTATAATAGTCTAAAAATATAAACAAGTGGGAAAAGTCCTGTTGCAGTGTTTGTCCTGGAAGATTATTATAGAGATAATCATGTGGAAAATTATTATGGAAGAGAGATAGTATTCTCTAATTCAGATGGAAGATATCTTTTTCCCTCATTATACGTGAAGGGAAAAGCATTATATAATTTATTTATATAAGAAAGCGCTTACTATTTAATGGGTGAAACGAAACAAGTTATCTCAAAGCTTTTAAAGGAAAAAGGGGGATTATAAATGACTAGACATTTTGAAGTAATTGTTGTTGGTGCTGGTTCTATGGGGATGGCTGCAGGCTATTATTTAGCGAGACAAGGGGTTAGAACATTATTAATCGATGCGTATGATCCGCCACATGATCAGGGAAGCCACTTCGGTGAAACACGAATTATCCGACATGCATATGGTGAGGGAAGGGAGTATGTTCCACTGGCACTCCGGTCACAAGAGCTATGGGATGAGCTTGAGAAGAAATCACATCTAAAAATATTTACACAAGCTGGTGCAATGGGGTTTGGGCCAAAAGGAAATGCTCCATTTATTGATGAGGCAATTGCAAGTGGAAAAGAATATAATTTAGCAGTCGATTATCTCTCAGGAGCTGAAATGAAAGAGCGTTTTCCAGGGTTAACTGTTCCAGATGATTACAATGCCTTTTATGAATCAAATTCAGGATATTTATATAGTGAAAACTGTATCCAGGCTTACAGAGAGCTTGCAGAACACCATGGTGCTGAATTATCAGTAAACAATCCTGTTCTCAATATTGAGGCATATGAGGATGGTGTAAAGGTTGTTACGGAAAAAGACGAATTTACAGCAAATAAGCTAATTATTAGCGGTGGTGCTTGGAATAAAGAGATCCTTGGCAAACTAGACCTTGATTTGCCACTTATACCAACACGTCAACCTGTTGCTTGGTTTGAGGCCGATGAATCGTTATTTAATGTAAACAATTTCCCTACTTTCATGGTTGAGGTTCCGCATGGTGACACAAGAGCTATATATTACGGATTTCCTACATTTGGCGGATGCGGTGTAAAAGTGGGAAGACATGATTATGTTGATATCATTAATCCAGAGACAATGAATCGTGAATTTGGTTCTGATCCAAATGATGAGGGACATATTCGCGAATTTTTGGATAAATTTATGCCAAAAGCTTCAGGAGCGTTAAAGAAAGGGGTCATTTGTATGTACACGAGAACCCCTGATGGTCACTTTATCATTGATAAACATCCACAGTACCCACATATTTCTATCGCAGCAGGATTTGCTGGACATGGCTACAAGTTTGCAAGTGTTGTAGGTGAAATATTATCTCAATTAACTGTAAAAGGTGAAACAGAGCACGATATTTCTATATTTAGAATTGATAGACCAAGTTTGAAGGAGAAGAGTGTCAGTAAGTAAGGTATGAAGGATTTTATCGAATAATAATAATTGTAAAAAAGATGTCCAGAAATAGGCATCTTTTTTAATGTGAAATATTAGCTTTTACTTATTGTGTGTCTTGCAGGAAGAGACTGCCTAAGATAAAATGAGCTTGTTAATAGAAAAATTACAATTTAAAGTGAGTTAGAAGTAAACAAAATTTTAAATGGAAAAGTTAGGAGTATAGCGCAAATATCATACATAAAACATTGTAGAAGCTGTCATTTCTAAGAGATTAATATAACAGGAGAAGTTCAGTCATGATTATTGAAAAGCTTAAATCAACAGAAGCACCGCCAATGGAATTGCTTCTATCAGCGGATCCGTCACGCGAACTTGTAGAGAAATATTTAGCATCTGGAGAATGTTTCATTGCAAAGAGGCAAGATGAGATTATCGCAGTTTATATTTTATTGTCAATAAAATCAACTGTTACTGAAATAATGAATATTGCTGTGGCAAAAAAAGAGCAAGGAAAAGGGATTGGAAAGGAATTAATCAAGCATGCCATTGAATATGCTAGAAAGCAAGGGTATGCTGCCATTGAAGTAGGTACAGGAAATTCAAGTCTCGGCCAACTCGCGCTCTATCAAAAGTGTGGATTTCGTATCAACGGAATTGAATATGATTTCTTTACAAGAAATTATGAAGAGGAAATTATTGAAAATGGGATTATTTGCCGGGACATGATTCGATTAGAGCGGAAGCTGACATGATGTAACTGAATTGGAGTAAATCAATAGATTGGGGGCGAAATAAAATGGAGAACGAGGAAAAATATTTAAGAGCGAAGAAAC of Oceanobacillus zhaokaii contains these proteins:
- a CDS encoding GlcG/HbpS family heme-binding protein — its product is MSKINLEIAKQLIDGAEEEAQKIGVQMVISVVDEGGNLIAVHRMDDAWLASIEIAQNKAWTSVALKMPTSNLAEATVPNAELFGLNTTNNGRLVVFGGGFPLVRDGKVIGAVGVSGSSVEHDVQVAQAAVHVFDALNVSVL
- a CDS encoding LysR family transcriptional regulator, with translation MEIKDLRIFQSVAHHGSISKAANELNFVQSHVTARIKLLESELQTQLFHRHSRGTTLNSEGKKLLAHSEKILSMIDEMKKAFQDSDSPSGTLEIGTVETVIKLPMILSAYHRNYPNVDLSLITGVTKELIDQILKRKLDGAFVTGFNSHPDIEQIEVFQENLVLISSYEKNTIDDLKNKPLLVFKTGCSYRARLESWLSEEGIINAKIMEFGTLETILGSVISGLGISLVPQSTVRHLELEGAIQCHPLPDEYSKISTVFIIRKETYLTNTMDKFIETINDFANIANPPLLTPYLNVAVNQI
- the solA gene encoding N-methyl-L-tryptophan oxidase, encoding MTRHFEVIVVGAGSMGMAAGYYLARQGVRTLLIDAYDPPHDQGSHFGETRIIRHAYGEGREYVPLALRSQELWDELEKKSHLKIFTQAGAMGFGPKGNAPFIDEAIASGKEYNLAVDYLSGAEMKERFPGLTVPDDYNAFYESNSGYLYSENCIQAYRELAEHHGAELSVNNPVLNIEAYEDGVKVVTEKDEFTANKLIISGGAWNKEILGKLDLDLPLIPTRQPVAWFEADESLFNVNNFPTFMVEVPHGDTRAIYYGFPTFGGCGVKVGRHDYVDIINPETMNREFGSDPNDEGHIREFLDKFMPKASGALKKGVICMYTRTPDGHFIIDKHPQYPHISIAAGFAGHGYKFASVVGEILSQLTVKGETEHDISIFRIDRPSLKEKSVSK
- a CDS encoding GNAT family N-acetyltransferase yields the protein MIIEKLKSTEAPPMELLLSADPSRELVEKYLASGECFIAKRQDEIIAVYILLSIKSTVTEIMNIAVAKKEQGKGIGKELIKHAIEYARKQGYAAIEVGTGNSSLGQLALYQKCGFRINGIEYDFFTRNYEEEIIENGIICRDMIRLERKLT